A part of Candidatus Binatia bacterium genomic DNA contains:
- a CDS encoding 1-deoxy-D-xylulose-5-phosphate reductoisomerase, which yields MNGRKRVAILGSTGSIGTQALDVIACHRHEFEVVGLAAGRNEALLGQQAARFDVGVTSTAQDGPAGLLRVAVESEPEIVLAATDGSVAFEAVFAAVERGIDVAVANKELVVAAGALLVDSAARSGARLLPVDSEHSAIFQCLVGEERSSVEALVLTASGGPFWRTPREEMERADLAAALAHPTWRMGTKNTIDSATMMNKGLEVIEASRLFGFEGERIRIVVHPQSVAHGFVIFSDGSVKSQLAAPDMRVPIGYALGYPKRLSSNAKTNGDVLEALGGKRGEAALRYDFEAPDPARFPCVSLAYQALEAGGTRPAVLSAANEVAVEAFVEGRIAFGRIPEVIEGAMHATPAGEPTLPGVRRADREARKAAGEIVAAIEGLP from the coding sequence ATGAACGGCCGCAAACGCGTCGCGATCTTGGGTTCGACCGGATCGATCGGAACGCAGGCGCTCGACGTCATCGCCTGCCATCGGCATGAGTTCGAGGTCGTCGGTCTCGCGGCGGGGCGCAACGAGGCGCTGCTGGGGCAACAGGCGGCGCGGTTCGACGTCGGCGTTACCAGCACGGCGCAGGACGGCCCGGCCGGACTGCTGCGCGTCGCCGTCGAGAGCGAGCCGGAGATCGTGCTCGCCGCCACGGACGGCTCGGTGGCGTTCGAGGCGGTCTTCGCCGCCGTCGAGCGCGGCATCGACGTTGCGGTGGCAAACAAGGAGCTCGTCGTCGCGGCGGGCGCGTTGCTCGTGGATTCCGCGGCACGTTCGGGAGCGCGGCTGCTGCCGGTGGATAGCGAGCACAGCGCGATCTTTCAATGCCTCGTCGGCGAGGAACGATCGAGCGTCGAGGCGCTCGTTCTCACCGCGTCGGGGGGCCCCTTCTGGCGCACGCCGCGCGAAGAGATGGAGCGCGCGGATCTCGCGGCTGCCCTCGCGCATCCGACGTGGCGAATGGGGACGAAGAACACCATAGACTCGGCGACGATGATGAACAAGGGTCTCGAGGTCATCGAAGCGAGCCGGCTCTTCGGATTCGAAGGCGAACGCATCCGCATCGTCGTGCACCCGCAGTCGGTCGCGCACGGCTTCGTCATCTTCTCGGATGGAAGCGTAAAGTCGCAGCTCGCCGCACCCGACATGCGCGTCCCGATCGGCTACGCGCTCGGATATCCGAAGCGACTATCGTCGAATGCGAAGACGAACGGCGACGTCCTCGAAGCGCTCGGCGGGAAGCGCGGCGAGGCCGCGCTCCGCTACGACTTCGAAGCCCCCGATCCGGCTCGCTTCCCTTGCGTTAGCCTTGCCTACCAGGCCCTGGAGGCGGGCGGCACGCGGCCCGCCGTGCTCTCGGCTGCAAACGAAGTCGCCGTCGAGGCGTTCGTTGAGGGTAGGATCGCCTTCGGGCGGATCCCCGAGGTCATCGAAGGCGCGATGCACGCGACACCGGCGGGCGAACCGACGTTGCCGGGCGTACGCCGGGCCGATCGAGAGGCTCGCAAAGCCGCCGGAGAGATCGTCGCAGCCATCGAAGGGTTGCCGTAG
- a CDS encoding phosphatidate cytidylyltransferase, which translates to MNERRIVVGLIVAAIGFLCVLDPWAFYVLLLAIGLASIYEFNYLCAIKGQPLEFPVAVLGVGAYVLMAIFGALHKWEGVLLAAIVIVAFSIGMFGEQKGYFARTAYTLLAVLYIGKLLTYFVFIRQIPGNGIWLTYYVIVLIVLTDTFGMVVGTLIGRHSLTKISPKKTVEGSIGSLAIVTLAGAGAMWVPQLHLQWWQGAVLGFATSIAAQVGDLVESAFKRDAGVKDAGAMIQGHGGVLDRFDSYFLGGVAFFATLHLLGILQVQ; encoded by the coding sequence TTGAACGAGCGGCGCATCGTCGTCGGCTTGATCGTCGCCGCGATCGGCTTCCTTTGCGTGCTCGACCCGTGGGCGTTCTACGTGCTGCTGCTCGCGATCGGGCTGGCGAGCATCTACGAGTTCAATTATCTTTGCGCGATCAAGGGCCAGCCGCTGGAGTTTCCCGTCGCCGTGCTCGGCGTCGGCGCATACGTGTTGATGGCGATCTTCGGCGCGCTCCACAAGTGGGAGGGCGTGCTGCTCGCGGCGATCGTCATCGTCGCTTTCTCGATCGGGATGTTCGGCGAACAGAAGGGGTACTTCGCGCGCACCGCCTACACGCTGCTGGCCGTTCTCTACATCGGGAAGCTGCTGACGTATTTCGTATTCATTCGTCAAATCCCGGGGAACGGAATCTGGCTGACGTACTACGTCATCGTGCTGATCGTCTTGACCGACACGTTCGGGATGGTCGTCGGGACGCTAATCGGCCGGCACAGCCTCACGAAGATCTCGCCGAAGAAGACCGTGGAAGGCTCGATCGGTTCGCTGGCGATCGTCACGCTCGCCGGCGCGGGCGCGATGTGGGTGCCGCAGCTCCACCTGCAGTGGTGGCAGGGCGCGGTGCTCGGCTTCGCCACCAGCATCGCCGCGCAGGTCGGCGACCTCGTCGAGTCGGCCTTTAAGCGCGACGCCGGAGTCAAAGATGCCGGTGCGATGATCCAGGGACACGGCGGCGTGCTCGATCGGTTCGATTCGTACTTCCTGGGCGGCGTCGCGTTCTTCGCGACGTTGCATCTATTGGGAATACTGCAAGTCCAATGA
- the uppS gene encoding polyprenyl diphosphate synthase, with product MSLSLAAGARLALDADAIPRHVAIIMDGNRRWAKERGLPAIEGHRRGMIALRHVTRAASDLGIDALTVYGFSTQNWNREVSEISLLFELCVHFARTELIELRRNNVRVRVIGDWESLPSAPRAALADLQSETAASTGLVLNLAVNYSSHSELERAVRAIARDVASGKVVPEEINEALIGRYLYTADMPELDLLIRPGGEHRLSNFLLYQAAYAELVMVDVYWPDFSKDDFLRALIEFQQRERRFGGT from the coding sequence GTGAGCCTCTCGTTGGCGGCGGGAGCGCGGCTCGCGCTCGACGCCGATGCGATCCCTCGCCACGTCGCGATCATCATGGACGGCAACCGGCGTTGGGCGAAAGAACGCGGGTTGCCGGCGATCGAGGGGCATCGCCGCGGGATGATCGCGCTGCGTCACGTAACGCGCGCGGCCAGCGATCTCGGCATCGACGCGCTGACCGTCTACGGCTTCTCGACCCAAAACTGGAATCGCGAAGTGAGCGAGATATCGCTGCTCTTCGAGCTCTGCGTTCATTTCGCGCGCACGGAACTGATCGAACTGCGCCGCAACAACGTGCGCGTGCGCGTCATCGGTGACTGGGAGTCGCTGCCGTCGGCGCCGCGGGCGGCGCTGGCCGACCTGCAAAGCGAAACGGCAGCCAGCACCGGGCTCGTGCTCAACCTCGCCGTCAACTATAGTTCGCACTCGGAGCTCGAGCGCGCGGTTCGGGCGATCGCGCGCGACGTCGCATCCGGAAAGGTCGTTCCCGAGGAGATCAACGAGGCGCTGATCGGGCGGTATCTCTACACGGCCGATATGCCGGAGCTGGATCTGCTGATCCGGCCGGGCGGCGAGCATCGGCTCTCGAACTTTCTCTTATATCAGGCTGCTTACGCCGAGCTGGTGATGGTCGACGTCTACTGGCCGGACTTCTCGAAGGACGATTTTCTACGGGCGCTGATCGAGTTTCAACAGCGGGAACGGCGCTTCGGCGGGACTTGA
- the frr gene encoding ribosome recycling factor, whose product MTDTYFKEIESRMQRCIEATRNEFASIRTGRAVPALLDRIVVEAYGQPVPLKQVAGVSTPDARTLLITAWDKSTVPAIRKAVEKSDLGLTPNVDGTAIRLAIPPLNEERRKDLAKLVKKKAEDGRIAVRNVRHKAHDELKAQLKTAEITEDDNKRMQDNLQKLTDKFVKEIDALVAAKEKEIMEV is encoded by the coding sequence ATGACCGACACGTATTTTAAAGAGATCGAATCGCGAATGCAGCGCTGCATCGAGGCGACGCGCAACGAGTTTGCGTCGATCCGCACCGGACGAGCGGTGCCCGCGTTGCTCGACCGCATCGTCGTCGAAGCATACGGGCAGCCGGTTCCGCTCAAACAGGTGGCGGGCGTTTCGACGCCCGACGCGCGAACGCTCTTGATCACCGCGTGGGATAAGAGCACCGTTCCGGCGATTCGAAAGGCCGTCGAGAAGAGCGACTTAGGCCTGACGCCCAACGTTGACGGAACGGCCATCCGCCTGGCGATTCCGCCGCTCAACGAAGAGCGCCGCAAAGACCTTGCCAAGCTGGTAAAGAAGAAGGCCGAAGACGGGCGGATCGCCGTCCGCAACGTTCGGCACAAGGCACACGACGAGTTGAAAGCGCAGTTGAAGACCGCCGAGATCACGGAAGACGATAACAAGCGAATGCAAGACAACTTGCAGAAGCTGACGGACAAATTCGTCAAGGAGATCGACGCGCTCGTCGCGGCCAAAGAAAAAGAGATCATGGAAGTGTGA
- the pyrH gene encoding UMP kinase: protein MLLKISGEAFSSDGSGLDVTTTEAMAEEIAEVSRAGVSVAVVVGGGNIWRGKVHEEAGMDRATADYMGMLATVINALALQDALERMGVASRVQTAIAMHQIAEPYIRRRAIRHLEKGRVVIFAAGTGNPYFTTDTTAALRAVEVNAEAILKATKVDGIYTADPKKDPLATRFERLDYMEVLQRGLEVMDSTSMALCMDNALPVIVFDMAVAGNIRRVIWGEAIGTYVGRRDPATV, encoded by the coding sequence GTGCTCCTAAAGATTTCGGGCGAAGCCTTCAGCTCCGACGGGAGCGGTCTCGACGTGACGACGACGGAGGCGATGGCCGAGGAGATCGCCGAGGTCAGCCGCGCCGGCGTCTCGGTGGCGGTCGTCGTCGGCGGCGGCAACATCTGGCGCGGTAAAGTGCACGAAGAGGCCGGCATGGATCGCGCCACGGCAGATTACATGGGCATGCTCGCCACCGTGATCAACGCGCTGGCGCTCCAGGACGCCCTCGAGCGAATGGGGGTCGCTTCGCGCGTGCAGACGGCGATCGCGATGCACCAGATCGCCGAGCCGTACATTCGGCGCCGCGCGATCCGACATCTGGAGAAGGGGCGAGTCGTCATCTTTGCGGCGGGAACGGGCAATCCGTACTTCACGACCGATACGACCGCGGCGCTTCGCGCGGTCGAAGTGAACGCCGAGGCGATCCTCAAGGCGACGAAGGTAGACGGGATCTACACCGCCGATCCCAAGAAGGATCCGCTCGCGACCCGCTTCGAGCGCCTCGACTACATGGAGGTATTGCAGCGCGGTCTCGAAGTGATGGATTCGACGTCGATGGCGCTTTGCATGGATAACGCGTTGCCGGTGATCGTATTCGACATGGCCGTCGCGGGGAACATCCGCCGGGTCATTTGGGGCGAAGCGATCGGCACGTACGTCGGCCGCCGCGATCCGGCGACCGTATAG
- a CDS encoding translation elongation factor Ts produces MISYQPKAEEIKALREETSAPMMDCRKALLDAGGDVERAKALLLERGAAQAAKKAERTADEGLVASYIHPGGKIGVLMEINSETDFVARNPKFAELSRDIAMHIAAMSPKYLDREAVPAEVVNALREEFRASVPAGKPPDVAEKIVSGKLAKWYEEHCLLDQAFVKDDTMSVGELIFRSIGALGEKIRVRRFARYALGE; encoded by the coding sequence TTGATTTCCTACCAGCCGAAGGCCGAAGAGATCAAGGCGCTGCGCGAAGAGACGAGCGCGCCGATGATGGACTGTCGCAAAGCGCTGCTCGATGCGGGCGGCGACGTCGAACGCGCGAAGGCGCTGCTGCTCGAGCGCGGAGCGGCGCAGGCCGCGAAGAAGGCCGAGCGTACCGCCGACGAGGGGTTGGTCGCAAGCTACATTCATCCGGGCGGGAAGATCGGCGTGCTGATGGAGATCAACAGCGAGACCGACTTCGTGGCGCGGAATCCGAAGTTTGCCGAGCTCTCGCGCGACATAGCGATGCACATCGCCGCGATGTCGCCGAAGTACCTCGACCGCGAGGCCGTGCCGGCCGAGGTCGTGAACGCGCTGCGGGAAGAGTTCCGCGCGAGCGTTCCGGCCGGAAAGCCGCCGGACGTTGCGGAGAAGATCGTCTCCGGAAAGCTCGCGAAGTGGTACGAGGAGCACTGTCTGCTCGACCAGGCCTTCGTGAAGGACGACACGATGAGCGTCGGCGAGTTGATCTTTCGCTCGATCGGCGCGCTCGGGGAGAAGATCCGCGTGCGCCGCTTCGCGCGGTACGCTCTTGGCGAGTGA
- the rpsB gene encoding 30S ribosomal protein S2: MSVVTMRELLEAGVHFGHQTRRWNPKMKPFIFQERNGIYIIDLALTVQRLRETYDVVKRLAREGRVILFVGTKKQAQDVVREEAERAGTYFVNQRWLGGTLTNFATIQKRITRLRELENMKMQGDFDRLPKKEVANLQDEMNRLERFLGGIKDMHRLPDAIFIVDPKKERIAVLEARKLKIPIIAVIDTNCDPDEIDYPIPGNDDAIRAVKLMVGKIADAIIEGKTESESAYDGGAYDGAPAEYEEEAPTTLAEAGR, translated from the coding sequence ATGTCCGTCGTTACCATGCGAGAGCTTCTGGAGGCGGGAGTCCACTTCGGCCATCAGACGCGCCGATGGAACCCCAAGATGAAGCCGTTCATCTTCCAAGAGCGCAACGGCATCTACATCATCGACTTAGCGCTGACGGTCCAGCGCCTGCGCGAAACCTACGACGTCGTCAAACGGCTCGCTCGTGAGGGTCGCGTGATTCTCTTCGTCGGCACGAAGAAGCAGGCGCAGGACGTCGTCCGCGAAGAGGCCGAGCGAGCCGGGACGTACTTCGTCAACCAGCGCTGGCTCGGCGGGACGCTGACGAACTTCGCCACCATTCAGAAACGCATCACGCGCCTGCGCGAGCTCGAGAACATGAAGATGCAAGGCGACTTCGACCGCCTTCCCAAGAAAGAGGTCGCGAATCTCCAAGACGAGATGAATCGCTTGGAGCGCTTTCTCGGCGGCATCAAAGACATGCACCGGCTCCCCGACGCGATCTTCATCGTCGACCCGAAGAAAGAGCGGATCGCCGTCCTCGAAGCGCGCAAGCTGAAGATTCCGATCATCGCCGTGATCGACACGAACTGCGATCCGGACGAGATCGACTACCCGATTCCCGGAAACGACGACGCGATTCGCGCCGTCAAGCTGATGGTCGGCAAGATCGCCGATGCGATCATCGAGGGTAAGACCGAGAGCGAGAGCGCCTACGACGGAGGAGCCTACGATGGGGCGCCGGCTGAGTACGAGGAAGAGGCCCCCACGACGCTGGCGGAGGCGGGACGTTGA
- the rfbB gene encoding dTDP-glucose 4,6-dehydratase produces MRWLVTGGLGFIGSHFIRLALSERPEAAIVNLDAVTYAGNPANLRDVENDPRYRFVKGDVCDPAAVRDALRGGADAIVNFAAETHVDRSISDPGVFLRTDTLGTGVLLAAQREFHVPRYVQVSTDEVYGEVARGESLENDPLRPRSPYAASKAGADLLALAYHETYGAPVLITRGSNTYGPNQYPEKIVPLFVTNLLDDEPVPVYGDGLQVRDWIYVEDHARAILHVLERGEPGNVYNVSAGNARTNLDLTKLLTRGCGRSMETHVKHVTDRLGHDRRYAINSEKVRALGWRPAMPFEEGVARTIAWYRENEAWWRPLKSEAAAS; encoded by the coding sequence ATGCGCTGGCTCGTCACGGGAGGCCTGGGCTTCATCGGGTCCCACTTCATCCGCCTCGCCCTGAGCGAACGGCCGGAGGCGGCGATCGTCAACCTCGACGCGGTCACCTACGCCGGCAACCCGGCCAACCTCCGCGACGTCGAGAACGACCCCCGCTACCGCTTCGTCAAGGGCGACGTCTGCGACCCGGCCGCCGTTCGCGACGCTCTGCGCGGCGGCGCCGACGCGATCGTCAACTTCGCCGCCGAAACCCACGTCGACCGTTCGATCAGCGATCCCGGCGTCTTCCTTCGAACGGACACGCTCGGAACGGGCGTGCTGCTCGCCGCGCAGCGGGAGTTTCACGTTCCTCGATACGTGCAAGTCTCGACCGACGAGGTCTACGGCGAGGTTGCGCGAGGTGAGTCGCTCGAGAACGATCCGCTGCGCCCGCGCAGCCCGTACGCGGCGAGCAAGGCCGGCGCCGATCTTCTCGCACTCGCCTATCACGAGACGTACGGCGCGCCGGTGCTGATCACGCGCGGCAGCAACACCTACGGCCCGAACCAATACCCGGAGAAGATCGTGCCGCTCTTCGTTACCAACCTGCTCGACGACGAGCCGGTGCCCGTCTACGGCGACGGCTTGCAGGTGCGCGACTGGATATACGTCGAGGATCACGCGCGCGCGATACTCCACGTGCTCGAGCGCGGCGAGCCGGGAAACGTCTACAACGTCTCCGCCGGCAACGCGCGAACGAATCTCGATTTGACGAAGCTGCTGACGCGTGGCTGCGGCCGCTCGATGGAGACGCACGTCAAGCACGTGACCGATCGGCTCGGGCACGACCGCCGCTACGCGATAAACTCGGAGAAGGTTCGCGCGCTGGGCTGGCGCCCCGCGATGCCTTTCGAAGAGGGCGTCGCCCGCACGATCGCGTGGTATCGCGAAAACGAGGCGTGGTGGCGACCGCTCAAGAGCGAGGCCGCGGCCTCGTGA
- a CDS encoding sugar phosphate nucleotidyltransferase — MKGVVLAGGLGTRLRPLTKVTNKHLLPVYDRPMIYYPLETLCRAGVREIMIVTGGNSAGDFLRLLGNGAEFGLNDIAYTYQEGEGGIADALRLCEHFADGERIVVVLGDNIVQNDITPYVRRFEAQASGARILLKEVDDPERFGVPALDGDRIVAIEEKPKVPKSRYAVTGIYMFDGRVFDFIRTLKPSQRGELEIVDVHNAYIRDGDLCYDVLEGWWTDAGTFESLFRASLLVARDRSRDARSGATP, encoded by the coding sequence GTGAAGGGCGTCGTTCTCGCCGGCGGGCTCGGAACGCGGCTGCGCCCCCTGACGAAGGTCACGAACAAGCATCTGCTGCCGGTCTACGACCGGCCGATGATCTACTACCCGCTCGAGACGCTCTGCCGCGCCGGGGTGCGCGAGATCATGATCGTGACCGGCGGAAACTCCGCGGGCGACTTTCTGCGCCTGCTCGGCAACGGCGCCGAATTCGGATTGAACGACATCGCCTACACGTATCAAGAGGGCGAGGGCGGGATCGCGGACGCGTTGCGCCTCTGCGAGCACTTCGCCGACGGCGAGCGGATCGTCGTCGTCTTGGGCGACAACATCGTGCAGAACGACATCACGCCGTACGTCAGACGATTCGAAGCCCAGGCATCGGGGGCGCGCATTCTGCTGAAAGAGGTAGACGACCCCGAGCGCTTCGGCGTGCCGGCGCTCGACGGGGACCGGATCGTCGCGATCGAAGAGAAACCGAAGGTGCCGAAGAGCCGCTACGCCGTTACCGGCATCTACATGTTCGACGGCCGCGTCTTCGATTTCATCCGGACGCTGAAGCCCTCGCAACGCGGCGAGCTCGAGATCGTCGACGTGCACAACGCGTATATCCGCGACGGAGACCTCTGCTACGACGTGCTCGAAGGTTGGTGGACCGACGCGGGGACGTTCGAGAGTCTCTTTCGCGCGAGCCTACTCGTGGCTCGCGACCGGAGTCGGGACGCGCGAAGCGGCGCTACGCCTTGA
- a CDS encoding sulfite exporter TauE/SafE family protein, producing MSFVIIGFIVGACIAYSGVGAGALTTPLLVLFLGVGTDVAIGSDLLFALGTKLVAMIAHIQRRTVQWSVLWRLAIGGLPGAIVGVSLSAYLHKTLDIHQLEHVLRMAVAAALLVSAAGIVFNRRLAGDAPTDPNQLPTLRMAAIGFFVGLTVSVTSIGAGSLTLPLLLLVVPAVALRRLVGTDVAFAIVVLVPSLIGHLKIGDVNPRLAGLLLLGSVPGVFVGSLLVTRLPERWFRNALAGILFVVAIALLQIGFPHVKA from the coding sequence TTGAGCTTCGTCATCATCGGGTTCATCGTCGGCGCGTGCATCGCATACAGCGGCGTCGGGGCCGGCGCCCTGACGACGCCGCTCTTGGTTCTCTTTCTCGGCGTCGGCACCGACGTCGCGATCGGCTCGGACCTGCTCTTCGCGTTGGGCACGAAACTCGTCGCGATGATCGCGCACATCCAGCGCCGGACGGTCCAATGGTCCGTGCTCTGGCGGCTCGCCATCGGGGGACTCCCCGGGGCGATCGTCGGGGTCTCCCTCAGCGCCTACCTTCACAAGACGCTCGACATCCATCAACTCGAGCACGTGCTTCGGATGGCCGTTGCGGCGGCGCTGCTCGTCTCTGCGGCCGGGATCGTCTTCAACCGGCGGCTCGCCGGCGACGCGCCTACCGACCCGAATCAACTCCCGACGCTGCGGATGGCGGCGATCGGTTTCTTCGTCGGTCTCACGGTCAGCGTTACGTCGATCGGCGCCGGCTCGCTGACGCTGCCGCTGCTGCTGCTCGTCGTTCCGGCGGTTGCGTTGCGCCGTCTCGTCGGCACCGACGTCGCTTTCGCGATCGTCGTGCTCGTGCCGTCGCTGATCGGGCACCTCAAGATCGGCGACGTCAACCCGCGATTGGCAGGTTTGCTGCTGCTCGGCTCGGTGCCGGGCGTCTTCGTCGGATCGCTGTTGGTGACGCGCCTACCCGAGCGATGGTTCAGAAACGCGCTCGCCGGCATTCTCTTCGTCGTCGCGATCGCGCTGTTGCAGATCGGATTCCCGCACGTCAAGGCGTAG
- the cysC gene encoding adenylyl-sulfate kinase, whose translation MVGDVDAGKSTILGRMLVDLGQVTQKKLEELESSSAKRGVPIEYSFLLDAFQLERDQAITLDISRIWLRMPERDYVFVDAPGHRELIRNLLTGASEVDSAIMVVAVDEGITLQTRRQALFLQWFGFKEILVAINKLDLAPEPETAFIARRDEVRAFLEQLGVTPIDIIPVAARDGDNVATTSRRWSWWKGTTLLESLERIQPFVPHSGGPLRFIVQDVYRREGNRFVAGRIEAGTLRVGERVVFWPLQTDAVVSAIHRWPATVEEARAGDAVAIALDERIFVDRGAVASYPGDGPALGHALQATVVWLGGDPVMAGETLRLRIGTREIPVTLQRIDEVIDPDTLGGKPGDVLAKGDVAVITLASRELIAADQEIDTTSIGKFVLLHGTNVVAGGRVRSVIGRPRSEGATDVVAQASSVMPSERFTRNGHTGGVFWLTGLPSAGKSTLAMAVQRMLFDRGRQVYVLDGDTLRTSLNVDLGFSEEDRTENVRRTAAVAAVLADGGFVVICALISPFADDRAKARASYPGRFHEIYVSCDLQTAEGRDVKGHYKRARLGEIPKFTGISSPYEIPENPDLKVDTTKHSIAESAASLIEYIEAMTRP comes from the coding sequence ATGGTGGGGGACGTCGACGCAGGCAAGTCGACGATCCTCGGAAGGATGCTGGTCGATCTCGGTCAGGTAACGCAGAAAAAACTCGAAGAACTCGAGAGCTCGAGCGCGAAGCGCGGCGTCCCGATCGAATACTCGTTCTTGCTCGATGCCTTTCAGCTCGAACGCGATCAGGCGATCACGCTCGACATCTCGCGAATTTGGCTGCGTATGCCCGAGCGCGACTACGTCTTCGTCGACGCGCCGGGCCATCGCGAGCTGATCCGAAACCTGCTGACCGGCGCCTCCGAAGTGGATTCGGCGATCATGGTCGTCGCGGTCGATGAGGGGATCACGCTGCAGACGCGCCGTCAGGCGCTCTTCTTGCAGTGGTTCGGTTTCAAAGAGATTCTCGTCGCGATCAACAAGCTCGATCTCGCGCCGGAGCCGGAAACGGCGTTCATCGCGCGCCGCGATGAAGTCCGCGCGTTCCTCGAGCAGCTCGGCGTCACGCCGATCGACATCATTCCGGTGGCCGCGCGCGACGGCGACAACGTCGCGACGACGTCGCGGCGCTGGTCGTGGTGGAAGGGGACGACGCTCCTCGAGTCGCTCGAACGGATTCAACCCTTCGTGCCGCACTCGGGCGGCCCGTTGCGTTTCATCGTTCAGGACGTCTACCGCCGCGAGGGCAACCGTTTCGTAGCGGGCCGAATCGAAGCCGGGACGCTGCGCGTCGGCGAGCGCGTCGTCTTCTGGCCGTTGCAGACCGACGCGGTCGTCAGCGCCATTCACCGCTGGCCCGCGACCGTTGAGGAGGCTCGCGCCGGCGACGCGGTCGCGATCGCGCTCGACGAGCGGATCTTCGTCGACCGCGGGGCGGTGGCAAGCTACCCCGGCGACGGTCCGGCGCTCGGACACGCGCTGCAGGCGACGGTCGTGTGGTTAGGCGGCGACCCAGTGATGGCCGGCGAGACGCTGCGCCTCCGCATCGGCACCCGCGAGATTCCGGTCACGCTGCAGCGCATCGACGAAGTCATCGATCCCGACACGCTCGGGGGCAAGCCGGGCGACGTTCTCGCCAAGGGCGACGTCGCGGTGATCACGCTCGCCTCGCGCGAGCTGATCGCGGCCGACCAGGAGATCGACACGACGAGCATCGGAAAGTTCGTGCTGCTCCACGGCACCAACGTCGTCGCCGGCGGGCGCGTCCGCTCGGTCATTGGGCGGCCTCGCTCCGAGGGCGCGACCGACGTCGTGGCCCAGGCCTCGTCGGTGATGCCGAGCGAGCGCTTCACCCGAAACGGACACACCGGGGGCGTCTTCTGGCTCACGGGCCTCCCGAGCGCCGGCAAGTCAACCCTCGCGATGGCGGTCCAGCGGATGCTCTTCGACCGGGGGCGGCAGGTCTACGTGCTCGACGGGGACACGCTCCGGACCTCATTGAATGTTGACCTAGGTTTCTCTGAGGAGGACCGAACCGAGAACGTGCGCCGGACCGCGGCGGTCGCGGCGGTACTTGCCGACGGGGGTTTCGTCGTGATCTGCGCCCTGATCTCGCCCTTCGCGGACGACCGAGCGAAAGCTCGAGCCTCGTATCCGGGGCGCTTCCACGAGATCTACGTCTCGTGCGATCTCCAGACGGCGGAGGGACGCGACGTCAAGGGGCACTACAAGCGGGCGCGTCTGGGAGAGATTCCCAAGTTCACCGGCATCTCGTCCCCGTATGAAATCCCGGAGAACCCCGATCTGAAGGTAGACACGACGAAGCACTCAATCGCGGAGTCGGCGGCCTCCCTCATCGAGTATATCGAGGCGATGACAAGGCCTTGA
- the cysD gene encoding sulfate adenylyltransferase subunit CysD, with protein sequence MPTAADADLDVLESRTIFILREAFSCVSPLCMLWSIGKDSTALLWMVRKAFLGDVPFPLALLDTGLEFPEVYEFRDRLVREWNLPAHNEICPPESTVDPTLPPAARHAARKTAGLRALIAREGYRGIILGIRRDEQAIRAKERIFSPRNADGSWDPRSQPPELWDFFPYEVADGAHVRIHPLLHWTELDIWRYTRRENIPYVPLYLARNGMRFRSLGESNITVPIPSNAETLDGVITELEQTREPERAGRTMDHESEDAFERLRTTGYM encoded by the coding sequence ATGCCGACAGCCGCCGACGCGGATCTCGACGTACTCGAGTCCCGAACGATCTTTATTCTGCGCGAAGCGTTCTCGTGCGTTTCGCCGCTCTGCATGCTTTGGTCGATCGGGAAAGACTCGACCGCGCTGCTCTGGATGGTCCGCAAGGCCTTTCTCGGCGACGTCCCGTTCCCGCTCGCGCTCCTCGATACGGGGCTTGAGTTTCCCGAGGTCTACGAGTTTCGCGACCGCCTGGTTCGCGAGTGGAACCTGCCGGCGCACAACGAGATCTGCCCGCCCGAGAGCACGGTCGATCCGACGCTGCCGCCCGCCGCACGCCACGCCGCGCGAAAGACCGCGGGCCTGCGCGCGCTGATCGCGCGCGAGGGTTATCGCGGCATCATTCTCGGCATCCGCCGCGACGAGCAGGCGATCCGCGCCAAGGAGCGGATCTTCAGCCCGCGCAACGCCGACGGCTCTTGGGACCCGCGCTCGCAGCCGCCGGAGCTCTGGGATTTCTTCCCGTACGAGGTCGCCGACGGCGCGCACGTGCGGATACATCCGTTGCTCCACTGGACGGAGCTCGACATCTGGCGCTACACGCGCCGCGAAAACATACCCTACGTTCCCCTCTATCTCGCGCGCAACGGGATGCGCTTCCGTTCGCTCGGCGAGAGCAACATCACGGTGCCGATTCCGAGCAACGCCGAGACGCTCGACGGCGTCATCACGGAGCTCGAGCAAACGCGCGAGCCGGAGCGGGCGGGGCGAACGATGGACCACGAGAGCGAAGACGCTTTCGAAAGACTGCGCACGACGGGATACATGTGA